One segment of Pyricularia oryzae 70-15 chromosome 3, whole genome shotgun sequence DNA contains the following:
- a CDS encoding glyoxylate reductase, with the protein MAGESTGTRPKVLLLGTIDHADEAWSKLSAKADIVTPTSTDRASFLAECASGAFAGVVAAYRTFVSGRTTGRIDAELLAALPPTLRFICHNGAGYDQIDVAACTAAGVRVSNTPSAVDDATADAGIFLMLGALRNFGPGMQSCRNGEWIGKPAPALGHDPRGKVLGILGMGGIGRNMAKKAAVFGMKIRYYNRTRLSAELEADCGAEYVDFDTLLVTSDVLSLNLPLNPKTRHTISHAEFAKMKTGVVVVNTARGAVMDEAALVAALDSGRVASAGLDVYEEEPKVHPGLLANHRCLLVPHMGTYTEETQTKMEEVAISNVVAALEKGQLVTGVPEQSGLTF; encoded by the exons ATGGCGGGTGAATCTACAGGGACGCGGCCCAAAGTGCTGCTTTTGGGGACAATCGATCA CGCAGACGAAGCCTGGTCCAAACTCTCAGCAAAGGCCGACATCGTCACCCCGACCTCGACGGACCGCGCATCCTTCCTCGCCGAGTGCGCATCGGGCGCATTCgcgggcgtcgtggccgcGTACCGCACCTTTGTCAGCGGCCGGACGACGGGCCGCATCGACGCCGAGCTGCTGGCCGCGCTGCCACCCACGCTTCGCTTCATCTGCCACAACGGCGCCGGCTACGACCAGATCGACGTGGCCGCCTgcacggcggcgggcgtgcgCGTCAGCAACACGCCCTCGGCCGTCGACGACGCCACCGCCGACGCCGGCATCTTTCTCATGCTGGGCGCGCTGCGCAATTTCGGCCCCGGGATGCAGAGCTGCCGCAACGGCGAGTGGATCGGCAAGCCTGCGCCGGCGCTGGGGCATGATCCCCGCGGCAAGGTGCTGGGTATCCTGGGCATGGGCGGCATCGGTAGGAacatggccaagaaggcgGCCGTGTTTGGCATGAAGATTCGGTACTACAACCGGACCAGGTTGTCGGCCGAGCTGGAGGCGGACTGCGGCGCCGAGTATGTCGACTTCGACACGCTGCTTGTCACCAGCGACGTGCTGAGTTTGAACTTGCCGTTGAAC CCCAAAACCCGCCACACGATATCCCACGCCGAGTTCGCCAAGATGAAGACGGGCGTTGTGGTGGTCAACACGGCCCGCGGCGCCGTCATGGACGAGGCGGCGCTCGTGGCGGCGCTGGACTCGGGCCGTGTCGCCTCGGCCGGGCTCGACGTCTACGAGGAGGAGCCCAAGGTCCACCCGGGCCTGTTGGCCAACCACCGATGTCTGCTGGTGCCGCACATGGGAACCTACACCGAGGAGACCCAGACAAAGATGGAGGAAGTTGCCATATCCAACGTCGTTGCTGCCCTCGAGAAGGGTCAACTAGTCACTGGCGTTCCGGAGCAGAGTGGCTTGACTTTTTGA
- a CDS encoding adenosylhomocysteinase, with translation MAAPAHKFKVADLSLAAFGRKEIELAENEMPGLMQTREKYAADQPLKGARIAGCLHMTIQTAVLIETLTALGAEVTWTSCNIFSTQDHAAAAIAAAGVPVFAWKGETEEEYNWCLEQQLLAFKDGKKLNLILDDGGDLTHLVHDKYPEMLADCYGVSEETTTGVHHLYKMLKEGKLLVPAINVNDSVTKSKFDNLYGCRESLVDGIKRATDVMIAGKIAVVAGYGDVGKGCAMALHGMGARVIVTEIDPINALQAAMAGFQVTTMEKAASVGQIFVTTTGCRDILVGKHFEAMPNDAIVCNIGHFDIEIDVAWLKANAKSVQNIKPQVDRFLMANGRHIILLAEGRLVNLGCATGHSSFVMSCSFTNQVLAQIMLYKNNDAAFGQKYVEFAKSGKLEKKVYVLPKILDEEVAKLHLAHCNVELSTLTPVQAEYLSLPAEGPYKPEHYRY, from the coding sequence ATGGCTGCCCCCGCACACAAGTTCAAGGTCGCCGACCTCTCTCTTGCCGCCTTCGGCCGCAAGGAGATCGAGCTGGCTGAGAACGAGATGCCTGGTCTGATGCAGACCCGTGAGAAGTACGCTGCCGACCAGCCCCTCAAGGGCGCCCGTATCGCCGGTTGCTTGCACATGACCATCCAGACTGCTGTCCTTATCGAGACCCTGACTGCGCTGGGCGCCGAGGTCACCTGGACTTCATGCAACATCTTCTCCACCCAGGAccacgccgctgctgccatcgccgccgccggtgtcCCCGTCTTTGCCTGGAAGGGCGAGACTGAGGAGGAGTACAACTGGTGCTTGGAGCAGCAGCTCCTGGCCTTCAAGGATGGCAAGAAGCTGAACCTGATTCTCGACGACGGTGGTGACCTTACCCACCTCGTCCACGACAAGTACCCCGAGATGCTGGCTGACTGCTACGGTGTCTCGGAGGAGACCACCACTGGTGTCCACCACCTCTACAAGATGCTCAAGGAGGGCAAGCTTCTGGTCCCTGCCATCAACGTCAACGACTCGGTCACCAAGTCCAAGTTCGACAACCTTTACGGCTGCCGTGAGTCGCTTGTTGACGGTATCAAGCGTGCCACCGATGTCATGATTGCTGGCAAGATTGCCGTTGTCGCTGGTTACGGTGACGTCGGCAAGGGCTGCGCCATGGCCCTCCACGGCATGGGTGCTCGCGTCATCGTTACTGAGATCGACCCCATCAACGCCCTCCAGGCTGCCATGGCCGGTTTCCAGGTCACTACCATGGAGAAGGCTGCCTCTGTCGGTCAGATCTTCGTCACCACCACTGGTTGCCGTGACATCCTGGTCGGCAAGCACTTCGAGGCTATGCCCAACGACGCCATCGTCTGCAACATTGGCCACTTCGACATTGAGATCGACGTCGCCTGGCTCAAGGCCAACGCCAAGAGCGTCCAGAACATCAAGCCCCAGGTCGACCGCTTCCTGATGGCCAACGGCCGTCACATCATCCTCCTGGCTGAGGGTCGTCTGGTCAACTTGGGCTGTGCCACTGGCCACTCTTCGTTCGTCATGTCCTGCTCCTTTACCAACCAGGTTCTGGCCCAGATCATGCTGTACAAGAACAACGACGCCGCCTTCGGTCAGAAGTACGTCGAGTTTGCCAAGTCGGGCAAGCTTGAGAAGAAGGTCTACGTGCTGCCCAAGATCCTCGACGAGGAGGTCGCCAAGCTGCACCTGGCCCACTGCAACGTCGAGCTTTCGACCCTTACCCCCGTCCAGGCCGAGTACCTCAGCCTGCCGGCCGAGGGTCCTTACAAGCCCGAGCACTACCGCTACTAA